The following are encoded in a window of Armatimonadota bacterium genomic DNA:
- the queA gene encoding tRNA preQ1(34) S-adenosylmethionine ribosyltransferase-isomerase QueA — translation MSHRCGPAAELAPVTTSEFDYTLPEQLIAQTPRRRGAARLLVVERKAGTVRHARFADLPQFLTCGDTLVLNNSRVTARRLTAVAPNGVTRNALLLRRIGEKQWSCLLPGSRSIRIGGSLRLLETDDPGARSVQAEVSAILPAGERLLQFRSITDAAALERWGTSPLPPYIRRTLSRRQEERYQTVYGTQPGSAAAPTAGLHLTRRMLAELHSIGVGAARVTLHVDIDTFRPVRSELAAEHVMHGEQMVVSQRAALAINATVGRVIAVGTTSVRALETAGAHTGPGTTGRIAPCDVTTRLFITPGYRFQCVDALITNFHQPKSTLLMLVCAFGGRDLVMRAYQEAIRERYRFFSFGDAMLIL, via the coding sequence GTGAGCCATCGGTGCGGGCCGGCTGCCGAGCTTGCCCCGGTAACCACGAGTGAGTTTGACTACACACTGCCGGAGCAGTTGATTGCTCAAACTCCGCGGCGACGCGGCGCGGCGCGATTGCTCGTCGTCGAACGCAAAGCGGGCACGGTTCGCCATGCCCGCTTTGCCGATCTGCCCCAGTTTCTAACGTGCGGTGACACGCTCGTTTTGAATAACTCGAGGGTGACCGCGCGGCGGCTAACTGCGGTGGCGCCGAATGGCGTTACGCGCAATGCACTGCTATTGCGCCGCATCGGCGAGAAACAGTGGTCGTGCCTTCTGCCGGGCTCACGGAGCATCCGCATCGGCGGCTCCCTGCGCCTTCTGGAAACGGACGATCCAGGTGCGCGTTCTGTTCAGGCGGAGGTATCCGCCATACTTCCGGCCGGAGAACGGCTTCTCCAGTTCCGATCGATTACCGACGCGGCAGCGCTGGAGAGGTGGGGAACCTCGCCGCTGCCCCCGTATATTCGTCGCACACTTTCTCGCCGACAGGAGGAGCGCTATCAAACCGTATACGGTACTCAGCCCGGCTCTGCCGCAGCTCCGACCGCCGGCCTCCATCTAACGCGTAGAATGCTGGCGGAGCTCCACTCCATCGGCGTTGGCGCAGCGCGCGTTACACTCCATGTTGATATCGACACCTTCCGGCCGGTGCGGAGCGAACTCGCGGCCGAGCACGTGATGCACGGCGAACAGATGGTGGTGTCGCAACGAGCCGCCCTGGCAATCAACGCGACCGTTGGCCGAGTCATTGCCGTGGGCACTACCAGCGTGCGAGCACTGGAAACGGCCGGCGCGCATACCGGCCCGGGAACGACCGGCCGTATAGCGCCATGCGACGTGACGACAAGGCTCTTCATCACGCCGGGTTATCGTTTCCAGTGTGTTGACGCGCTTATCACAAACTTCCACCAGCCAAAATCCACACTGTTGATGCTCGTTTGCGCGTTTGGCGGCCGTGACCTGGTGATGCGGGCATACCAGGAGGCAATACGGGAACGATACCGCTTCTTCAGCTTCGGCGATGCGATGCTGATCTTGTAG
- a CDS encoding DedA family protein, with the protein MAIESACVPLPSELIMPFAGALTVAAIAGTHAPLNLNAVAFAGAFGCAIGSALAWAVGATGGREAALTYGKYLFVRPSDIASGERWFTRWGSSVVFVARLLPIVRTFISLPAGIVRMPFVRFIALSFLGSLPWCYLLAWLGILFARNLDALKPWFHRADALIIAAAIAGAALWYWRHSRRSGGDASL; encoded by the coding sequence ATGGCCATCGAAAGTGCGTGCGTGCCACTGCCGAGCGAGTTGATCATGCCGTTTGCCGGCGCGCTGACCGTAGCGGCCATTGCGGGAACACACGCACCGCTCAATCTGAACGCCGTTGCTTTTGCCGGCGCCTTCGGCTGCGCGATCGGCTCAGCCCTGGCCTGGGCGGTCGGAGCTACCGGCGGACGGGAAGCGGCGCTTACCTACGGTAAGTATCTCTTCGTTCGGCCCTCGGACATTGCCTCCGGTGAGCGCTGGTTCACCCGATGGGGATCGTCGGTGGTATTCGTAGCCCGGCTGTTACCCATTGTACGAACGTTTATCTCACTGCCGGCGGGCATTGTCCGGATGCCGTTCGTGCGGTTTATTGCACTATCGTTTCTCGGATCGCTGCCATGGTGCTACTTGCTGGCATGGCTGGGCATTTTGTTTGCGCGCAACCTCGATGCCCTCAAGCCGTGGTTCCACCGCGCCGACGCGCTCATTATTGCTGCGGCAATAGCAGGCGCGGCCCTCTGGTACTGGCGGCATTCGCGGCGCTCCGGTGGCGACGCAAGCTTGTAA
- a CDS encoding VCBS repeat-containing protein, with product MNPRRIFGFVAAAPLMLAPAISIAQTAARYSTVDGSRPLPASYTAVPAPAFAPTHVLHITFQLNGAGAAQIAAYARGQQDPASPLYHKWLTPDQFGAKFGATAAAIGAVTRFAAGAAFSRIHVWPNHLFVSADATVAAAQAAFHVAIRRYQRPTTDRAANTVPMVYGPSATPQVPTSAAAAIKNVFGLDNLLVPMAQHGKLQPALSPFLFFQAPGGFAPSDVSRIYNVAGLHNAGLNGDGFKIGIYSPTQWHSSDLSHFTATYGISGYTLQEVMVDGGPTTLIDATEPALDTEVIVGQAPHCTLVMYEGPENNLLDEFNAMAADNPPAVSTSWSINESDIVAQNQQQSLAAAWNTILAQMYTQGEALYAASGDSGATDANGTVTVSMPSSSQWVTGVGGTQLGLDGSGNWQSEIAWPYNPPGGSNPVQGSTGGLSVLFPESAWQTGPGVHNANSNGMRQVPDVAATAGNPGYSIYAGGSWELIGGTSASAPLWASIELLINQAGKLRPGNLNAEIYKLASLPRNQFHDIVSGNNGVFTCTPGWDYVTGWGSANFTGLMHAIVSDGFDFNDDGEMDLLFQNTQTGNVVYWLMAGAQKVSGGTLASGVSPAWQIVGTPDLTGNGRPDLLWENTQTGDVVYWIMNGAQRVSSGTLVTGNSPGWRIVGTPDLNGDGHPDILWLNSVTGTVAYWYMVGTHYAGGGTLYTGVSSAWTIVGTPDLNGDGHPDLLWQNTQTGDVVYWLLNGVHIVSTGVVATGNDPAWRVVGQEDLNLDGYPDLIWQNQTTGDVAYWLMQGVTKIGGGSITTNNHPVWQIVGLH from the coding sequence TTGAACCCTCGACGTATCTTTGGTTTCGTTGCGGCAGCGCCGCTTATGCTGGCGCCGGCCATCTCAATCGCGCAGACAGCTGCTCGCTATTCGACAGTTGATGGTAGCCGACCGCTGCCGGCATCGTACACAGCCGTTCCTGCGCCCGCCTTTGCGCCAACGCATGTGCTGCACATCACCTTCCAATTGAACGGAGCCGGCGCCGCACAGATTGCCGCTTATGCGCGCGGTCAGCAAGACCCTGCGTCGCCGCTCTACCACAAGTGGCTAACGCCGGACCAGTTTGGCGCGAAGTTCGGCGCTACAGCCGCTGCGATCGGAGCGGTAACCCGGTTCGCCGCCGGCGCCGCCTTTAGCAGGATCCATGTCTGGCCCAATCACCTCTTCGTTTCAGCCGATGCCACCGTGGCGGCGGCTCAGGCGGCGTTTCATGTTGCCATTCGCCGGTACCAGCGCCCGACGACCGATCGTGCCGCTAACACTGTGCCGATGGTTTACGGGCCATCTGCTACGCCGCAAGTGCCGACGTCCGCCGCCGCCGCAATCAAGAACGTTTTCGGGCTGGACAACCTGCTTGTGCCAATGGCGCAGCACGGAAAGCTCCAGCCGGCATTGTCACCGTTTTTGTTCTTCCAGGCGCCGGGTGGGTTCGCGCCATCCGACGTGTCCCGGATCTACAACGTGGCCGGCCTGCACAACGCCGGGCTGAACGGCGATGGGTTCAAGATCGGAATCTACAGTCCTACACAGTGGCATTCGTCAGACCTATCGCACTTTACCGCTACATACGGAATCTCAGGTTACACGCTGCAGGAGGTGATGGTGGATGGGGGACCGACGACGCTAATTGATGCCACCGAACCGGCGCTCGATACCGAAGTCATTGTCGGTCAGGCGCCGCACTGCACGCTGGTGATGTACGAGGGCCCGGAGAACAACCTGCTGGACGAGTTTAACGCCATGGCTGCGGACAATCCGCCGGCCGTCAGCACAAGCTGGAGCATCAACGAGTCCGACATTGTGGCGCAGAACCAACAACAGAGCCTGGCAGCCGCATGGAATACGATACTGGCCCAGATGTACACGCAGGGTGAAGCACTCTACGCGGCGAGTGGAGATTCCGGCGCAACCGACGCAAACGGTACGGTTACCGTGAGTATGCCCTCCTCCAGCCAGTGGGTTACCGGCGTCGGTGGCACACAACTGGGTCTTGATGGCAGTGGTAACTGGCAGTCGGAGATCGCTTGGCCCTATAATCCGCCCGGCGGATCGAACCCGGTTCAAGGCAGCACGGGTGGCCTCTCGGTTTTGTTCCCCGAATCTGCCTGGCAAACCGGTCCCGGTGTGCACAATGCAAACAGCAATGGCATGCGCCAGGTTCCTGATGTTGCGGCCACTGCCGGTAATCCGGGCTACAGCATCTACGCCGGCGGCTCGTGGGAGCTGATTGGCGGCACGAGCGCTTCTGCGCCGTTGTGGGCATCCATTGAACTCTTGATCAACCAGGCCGGCAAACTGCGTCCCGGCAATCTGAATGCCGAGATCTATAAGCTGGCATCCCTGCCCCGCAATCAGTTCCACGATATAGTTTCCGGCAACAACGGTGTCTTCACTTGCACGCCGGGATGGGACTATGTGACCGGGTGGGGCAGCGCCAACTTTACAGGCCTGATGCACGCCATCGTCAGCGACGGGTTCGATTTCAACGATGATGGTGAGATGGATCTGCTTTTCCAGAACACGCAGACGGGCAATGTTGTCTACTGGCTGATGGCAGGAGCGCAGAAAGTGAGTGGCGGCACGCTCGCCAGCGGCGTCTCGCCGGCGTGGCAGATCGTGGGCACTCCGGATCTCACCGGCAACGGCCGGCCGGACCTGTTGTGGGAGAACACGCAAACTGGCGACGTTGTCTACTGGATCATGAACGGCGCACAGCGCGTCTCCAGTGGAACGCTCGTAACGGGCAACTCGCCAGGCTGGCGAATAGTTGGCACGCCGGACCTCAACGGCGACGGGCATCCGGACATCCTCTGGCTTAACTCCGTGACGGGCACCGTGGCGTACTGGTACATGGTGGGTACCCACTATGCGGGCGGTGGAACGCTCTACACCGGTGTGAGTTCCGCATGGACCATTGTCGGTACGCCAGACTTGAACGGCGACGGCCATCCCGACCTGTTGTGGCAAAACACGCAGACCGGCGACGTGGTCTACTGGCTGTTGAACGGCGTCCATATCGTATCGACCGGTGTTGTGGCCACGGGAAACGACCCTGCGTGGCGCGTGGTCGGACAGGAAGACCTCAATCTCGATGGTTATCCGGACCTGATCTGGCAAAACCAGACCACTGGCGATGTGGCCTACTGGTTGATGCAGGGCGTCACGAAGATCGGCGGTGGGTCCATCACCACGAACAACCATCCGGTGTGGCAGATCGTTGGTCTGCACTAA
- a CDS encoding FecR domain-containing protein, producing the protein MKRRVQFGRIGLLAALLGAASLSATAVSAQTAYDPSAAGTDASIGASDTTSQGPVRLARFSAIDGQVSWRPDAGQSWSDASINQPLRQGSQIWVSGSARAEVQFDDGSALRLGNGAVITLQTLYSDSQGEFTELSLQNGSAELHVSHQHSIYQVDSPLASVKADGPVGFRVNAGQAVGVAVYSGRAQVQGQQGTSWVDASQYLYIQDASSQFEVSPLPAQDSFDTWNAQRDEQLYAPNQGDSYLPPDVALVAGNLGDYGVWQEDSQWGHVWVPRVGRRDWRPYSDGHWAWVDPFGWTWVSNEPWGWAPYHYGTWIDEPYGWAWCPGPETQYWSPAVVGFSVCDGGVAWAPLSPWEVRYPVSLSIGFGGGDWGAFFSIGGAGVYYPGYGGYCNPSPWNNGFLNRRRFSGVTDAGFRGGSNLPGNPVFMHGVNFVPRNALRAPGATFATASSFRGGGSFTRLPKGDVGYFQRGKIPAPGASGNPFSGPSSVQPGSDSFNGGGGFSNPGFGPGPLVLNRPVIGARLPQAVRSFAPAAGAVKVVRTSRSSNFAAPVVRGSRSGSVGSNFGQPATAPRRVGNPASGRGSFGFGGSAPRQTQRGGQNPSPFGSFRSQPAAPRPGTSVAPPGFAGRSGSTGSFSRPPSFGGQSGSVADRVARARAAFGLNGSSGGSVGRNSPPQWQGHFGGPPADWSSHSGSAPRSPFTGGNAGTGRSGFGTAPSQPFGGSGRQQPTYRSNPFVPRYQPSQPAYRPPVYRPSQPSYRPPVWQPSQPSYRPPVYRPSQPQFRPQQPRYQPSRPTYHAPPVHFSGGGGSRGGGGSHGGGKHGK; encoded by the coding sequence ATGAAACGTCGTGTTCAATTTGGCCGAATTGGTCTGCTCGCCGCGCTTCTGGGCGCGGCCTCTCTCTCCGCAACCGCCGTCTCTGCTCAAACAGCCTACGACCCGAGCGCCGCCGGCACCGATGCCAGTATCGGTGCGTCGGATACTACCTCGCAGGGGCCCGTACGCCTCGCGCGGTTCTCGGCGATCGACGGTCAGGTGTCGTGGCGGCCCGACGCCGGCCAGTCGTGGTCCGACGCTTCCATAAACCAGCCGCTGCGGCAGGGCTCACAGATTTGGGTGAGCGGCTCGGCCCGCGCCGAAGTCCAGTTTGACGACGGCTCCGCACTGCGGCTCGGTAACGGCGCCGTAATCACTCTGCAGACGCTCTACTCCGATTCGCAAGGCGAGTTTACGGAGCTTAGTCTGCAGAATGGGTCTGCAGAGCTTCATGTTTCTCACCAGCACTCGATCTATCAGGTCGACTCGCCGCTGGCTTCCGTGAAGGCCGATGGTCCGGTTGGATTTCGTGTGAACGCCGGGCAGGCGGTCGGCGTCGCCGTATACTCCGGGCGTGCCCAGGTACAAGGGCAGCAAGGCACCTCGTGGGTAGACGCCAGCCAGTATCTATACATCCAGGATGCTTCATCTCAGTTTGAAGTCTCACCGCTTCCCGCGCAAGACTCCTTCGATACCTGGAACGCTCAGCGCGATGAGCAGTTGTATGCTCCGAATCAGGGTGACTCCTATCTCCCGCCGGATGTCGCGCTTGTCGCCGGCAACCTGGGTGACTACGGGGTTTGGCAGGAGGACTCGCAGTGGGGTCATGTCTGGGTGCCGCGCGTCGGACGACGCGACTGGCGGCCCTACAGCGATGGCCACTGGGCGTGGGTCGACCCGTTCGGTTGGACGTGGGTATCCAACGAGCCATGGGGCTGGGCTCCGTACCACTACGGAACGTGGATCGATGAGCCATACGGCTGGGCATGGTGCCCTGGACCCGAAACGCAGTACTGGTCCCCAGCAGTCGTCGGCTTCAGCGTATGCGACGGCGGCGTGGCCTGGGCTCCCCTCAGCCCGTGGGAGGTGCGCTACCCGGTCAGCCTCTCCATCGGCTTCGGTGGAGGTGATTGGGGCGCGTTCTTCTCGATCGGCGGCGCGGGCGTCTACTATCCGGGCTACGGCGGTTACTGCAATCCCTCGCCATGGAACAACGGCTTCCTGAATCGGCGTCGCTTCAGTGGCGTTACGGATGCAGGATTCCGCGGCGGCTCGAACCTGCCGGGAAATCCCGTGTTCATGCACGGCGTCAACTTCGTACCGCGCAATGCGCTGCGTGCTCCAGGGGCCACGTTCGCTACTGCAAGTTCCTTCCGCGGCGGCGGCAGCTTCACACGGCTTCCGAAGGGCGACGTCGGCTACTTCCAGCGCGGCAAAATACCGGCGCCGGGTGCGAGCGGCAATCCTTTCTCGGGTCCGTCCTCGGTCCAGCCGGGAAGCGACAGCTTCAACGGTGGCGGCGGATTCTCGAATCCCGGCTTTGGTCCCGGCCCGCTGGTGCTCAACCGCCCGGTGATCGGCGCCCGGTTGCCGCAAGCCGTGCGGAGCTTCGCTCCTGCTGCCGGCGCCGTCAAGGTGGTCCGTACCTCCCGGTCATCCAACTTCGCGGCGCCCGTCGTTCGCGGTAGTCGGTCTGGTTCTGTTGGATCGAACTTCGGGCAGCCTGCCACGGCCCCGCGGCGCGTTGGCAACCCGGCAAGTGGAAGGGGTTCGTTCGGCTTCGGTGGTTCCGCGCCTCGCCAGACGCAGCGCGGTGGCCAGAATCCTTCGCCGTTCGGTTCGTTCCGGTCGCAGCCTGCCGCGCCGCGACCCGGTACTTCCGTAGCACCGCCCGGCTTCGCCGGCCGCTCCGGCTCGACGGGTTCGTTCTCGCGGCCGCCATCGTTCGGCGGGCAGTCTGGCAGCGTAGCAGATCGTGTGGCGCGTGCTCGGGCGGCCTTCGGCCTTAATGGTTCCTCCGGTGGTAGCGTGGGCCGCAATAGCCCGCCACAGTGGCAGGGTCACTTCGGCGGTCCACCTGCCGATTGGTCCAGCCACTCGGGCAGCGCGCCGCGCTCTCCGTTTACCGGTGGAAACGCCGGAACCGGCAGAAGCGGTTTCGGCACGGCTCCGAGCCAGCCGTTTGGGGGCAGCGGGCGGCAGCAGCCGACCTATCGGAGCAATCCGTTCGTGCCGCGGTACCAACCGTCCCAGCCAGCGTACCGACCGCCGGTATACCGGCCGTCCCAGCCTTCATACCGGCCGCCGGTATGGCAGCCCTCACAGCCGTCGTATAGGCCACCGGTGTACCGGCCGTCGCAGCCGCAGTTTCGCCCGCAGCAGCCACGGTACCAGCCATCGCGGCCTACCTATCACGCACCGCCGGTTCACTTCAGCGGTGGTGGCGGATCGAGGGGCGGCGGCGGTTCACATGGCGGCGGCAAGCATGGGAAGTAA
- a CDS encoding adenylosuccinate synthase: MNKNIVIVGAQWGDEAKGKVVDMLAGRMRMVVRYGGGANAGHTVTANGDTWKFHLMPAGILHSHVDCIIAAGVVIDPLVLSREIADLRDRGVSLDRLFISDEAHVVMPYHLRLDALEELNRGSGKLGTTGRGIGPAYRDKYARLGVRMADLIRTDRFLVATEAALKVKNAELASQDPDARISAADIVTEYAEAARELAPHVCDTSVLVSRAVAGGGVLFEGAQGTLLDIDSGTYPYVTSSHTVAGGACIGTGAGPTSIHSVVGVSKVYATRVGEGAFPTILEDATGDAIRARGNEYGTTTGRPRKCGWLDVPVLRYAVRINGLASLALGHLDVFSGLGPVKLCTSYVLPDGTVTECASSSILQADGIRPVYEELPGWDEPVTEVRRFSELPLSARKLVHRISELTGVPVATVSVGPSRDQTITLSDPLA, encoded by the coding sequence ATGAATAAGAACATTGTGATTGTCGGCGCCCAATGGGGCGACGAGGCCAAGGGCAAGGTTGTGGACATGTTGGCCGGCCGCATGCGCATGGTGGTGCGCTACGGAGGCGGCGCCAATGCGGGCCACACGGTGACCGCAAACGGCGACACCTGGAAGTTTCACCTGATGCCGGCGGGGATTCTGCACTCCCATGTCGACTGCATCATTGCTGCCGGAGTAGTCATCGATCCACTCGTCCTATCGCGCGAGATCGCCGATCTGCGGGACCGCGGTGTGTCATTGGATCGGCTCTTCATCAGTGATGAAGCACATGTGGTGATGCCGTATCATCTGCGGCTGGATGCGTTGGAGGAGTTAAACCGCGGCTCCGGCAAGCTCGGGACCACCGGCCGGGGAATTGGCCCAGCCTATCGCGACAAGTATGCGAGATTAGGTGTGCGCATGGCGGACCTCATCCGAACCGACCGTTTCCTTGTGGCCACGGAAGCGGCATTGAAGGTCAAGAACGCGGAACTCGCATCGCAGGATCCAGACGCACGTATCTCGGCTGCCGACATCGTGACGGAATACGCGGAGGCCGCGCGAGAGCTCGCACCACACGTGTGCGATACGTCGGTGCTGGTTTCACGGGCTGTTGCCGGCGGTGGGGTGCTCTTCGAGGGCGCCCAGGGAACCCTGCTCGATATCGACTCCGGCACCTATCCTTACGTCACGTCATCGCATACCGTAGCTGGCGGCGCATGTATCGGTACCGGAGCCGGGCCAACATCCATCCATTCGGTCGTCGGCGTTTCCAAGGTCTATGCGACACGCGTTGGCGAAGGGGCGTTTCCAACGATCCTCGAGGATGCGACGGGTGACGCGATTCGCGCGCGTGGCAACGAGTACGGAACCACCACCGGGCGACCGCGAAAGTGCGGTTGGCTGGATGTTCCGGTACTGCGGTATGCGGTGCGTATCAACGGCCTGGCCAGTTTGGCGCTGGGACACCTCGATGTATTCTCGGGCCTTGGTCCGGTGAAGTTGTGCACGTCGTATGTGCTTCCGGATGGAACCGTGACAGAATGCGCATCCTCGTCTATCCTCCAAGCGGATGGCATACGTCCCGTCTATGAGGAGCTGCCGGGATGGGATGAGCCCGTGACGGAGGTTCGGCGGTTTTCGGAGCTTCCGCTGAGCGCCCGGAAACTCGTGCACCGTATCTCCGAACTGACGGGTGTGCCGGTTGCAACCGTTTCTGTCGGCCCGTCTCGCGACCAGACGATCACGCTGAGCGATCCGCTGGCGTAA
- a CDS encoding anhydro-N-acetylmuramic acid kinase, producing MSGTSCDGVDAVAASFAILDRGVEWHVRAFECFPYEAAMRSALLNLCQPAAPISEALLAGVVLGEKFAEAAFTVANAAGLEISDIDFIASHGHTIWHQPTAHEFAGNTAAGTLQIGEPAVIAARTGRPAISNFRTADVALGGQGAPLAPVVDYELFASDSCTRAVLNLGGIANVTVIPAGANVDEVVAFDIGPANMVLDWLAERFTSGELRCDKDGHLALAGRADAETVAAELDAAWFRKAPPKSTGRELFGNCWCERFLDACGRRHLSSADTMATAAAITVGAVSDAFASFVVTAVPVSEVIVCGGGVHNPALMDGLKQALAPALVSPHEAYGVSSDAKEALAFAMLGLRAVRGLPTALPRVTGAASSSIGGVFSVPPADGLALRRLVDKLAPLGA from the coding sequence ATGTCCGGAACCTCTTGCGACGGCGTGGATGCCGTCGCCGCTTCGTTCGCTATTCTTGATCGCGGCGTGGAGTGGCACGTGCGCGCATTTGAGTGCTTTCCGTATGAAGCCGCGATGCGGAGCGCTTTGTTAAACCTCTGTCAACCGGCGGCGCCGATTTCGGAGGCGCTCCTGGCTGGCGTCGTTCTCGGCGAAAAGTTCGCTGAGGCGGCGTTTACCGTGGCGAACGCGGCCGGCCTGGAGATTTCGGACATCGATTTTATTGCCTCGCATGGGCACACGATCTGGCATCAGCCGACGGCGCATGAATTCGCCGGCAACACTGCCGCCGGCACGCTCCAGATTGGCGAGCCGGCCGTAATTGCCGCTCGGACCGGCAGGCCGGCTATATCCAACTTTCGTACGGCCGACGTGGCTCTGGGAGGGCAGGGCGCTCCGCTGGCTCCGGTTGTGGACTACGAACTGTTCGCATCCGATAGCTGTACGCGTGCGGTGCTTAACCTGGGTGGTATCGCCAACGTTACGGTAATTCCAGCTGGAGCGAACGTAGATGAGGTCGTCGCGTTCGACATCGGACCCGCCAACATGGTGCTGGATTGGCTGGCGGAGCGATTTACAAGTGGTGAGTTGCGTTGCGATAAGGACGGACACCTGGCGCTGGCAGGACGCGCGGACGCGGAGACCGTCGCAGCCGAACTGGACGCGGCATGGTTCAGGAAGGCTCCGCCGAAGTCTACGGGTCGCGAGCTCTTTGGCAATTGTTGGTGCGAGAGGTTTCTCGATGCTTGCGGTCGACGGCACCTCTCTTCGGCCGACACGATGGCGACTGCTGCGGCCATCACGGTAGGCGCGGTTTCCGATGCTTTTGCAAGTTTTGTGGTCACGGCCGTGCCGGTTTCGGAAGTGATCGTATGTGGCGGAGGCGTACACAACCCCGCGCTGATGGATGGCCTGAAACAGGCGCTGGCTCCCGCCCTGGTGTCGCCGCACGAAGCATACGGAGTGAGCAGTGACGCTAAGGAGGCGCTGGCCTTTGCAATGCTGGGGCTGCGCGCCGTGCGTGGATTGCCGACAGCTCTGCCACGCGTCACCGGCGCTGCGAGCAGCAGCATCGGCGGCGTTTTTTCGGTACCTCCGGCTGACGGACTGGCTCTGCGGCGCCTGGTTGACAAGCTGGCCCCGCTGGGGGCATAA